In Salmo salar chromosome ssa03, Ssal_v3.1, whole genome shotgun sequence, a single genomic region encodes these proteins:
- the LOC106599588 gene encoding C-C chemokine receptor type 4-like isoform X1 yields the protein MAFLTENTSVVDLGCFLMKTTKGYETMPDFEDLLAFFNEDNFTDYNNSVDTSYVVDEMVNLCAKTEVNRFGAKFIPTFYTINFLLSVVGNGLVLCIIYKYEKLTSVTNIFLLNLVISDLLFASSLPFLATYYSSEWIFGPFMCKLVGSMYFIGFYSSILFLTLMTFDRYLAVVHAINAAKQRRKIYACVSSAVVWCISLLASVKELVLYNVWKDPQYGHLCEETGFSKDIMDKSGAGGLLSAVCYLLSASFGHGHVLLC from the exons atggcctttttgaccgaaaatacatctgttgtggacctgggatgctttctgatgaagacaactaaag GTTACGAGACCATGCCGGATTTTGAAGACTTATTGGCTTTTTTCAATGAGGACAATTTCACAGATTATAATAACTCTGTAGACACCAGCTATGTCGTGGATGAAATGGTGAATCTGTGTGCCAAAACTGAGGTAAACAGATTTGGAGCCAAGTTCATCCCAACATTCTACACCATCAATTTCCTGCTGAGTGTGGTTGGGAATGGGCTGGTTCTATGCATTATCTACAAATACGAGAAGCTCACTTCCGTCACGAACATCTTCCTCCTCAACCTGGTCATCTCTGACCTGCTGTTTGCGTCCAGTTTGCCCTTCTTGGCCACTTACTACTCCTCTGAGTGGATCTTTGGCCCGTTCATGTGCAAGCTGGTGGGCAGCATGTACTTCATTGGATTCTACAGCTCcatcctcttcctcactctcaTGACCTTTGACCGATACCTGGCTGTGGTCCATGCCATTAACGCTGCCAAACAGAGGAGGAAGATCTACGCCTGCGTCTCCTCGGCAGTTGTGTGGTGTATCAGCCTTCTGGCCAGCGTCAAGGAGTTAGTTCTGTACAACGTCTGGAAGGATCCTCAGTACGGACACCTTTGTGAGGAGACAGGCTTCTCCAAGGATATCATGGACAAATCGGGAGCTGGTGGGTTACTATCAGCAGTTTGTTATCTTCTTTCTGCTTCCTTTGGCCATGGTCATGTACTGCTATGTTAG
- the LOC106599588 gene encoding C-C chemokine receptor type 4-like isoform X2 yields MPDFEDLLAFFNEDNFTDYNNSVDTSYVVDEMVNLCAKTEVNRFGAKFIPTFYTINFLLSVVGNGLVLCIIYKYEKLTSVTNIFLLNLVISDLLFASSLPFLATYYSSEWIFGPFMCKLVGSMYFIGFYSSILFLTLMTFDRYLAVVHAINAAKQRRKIYACVSSAVVWCISLLASVKELVLYNVWKDPQYGHLCEETGFSKDIMDKSGAGGLLSAVCYLLSASFGHGHVLLC; encoded by the coding sequence ATGCCGGATTTTGAAGACTTATTGGCTTTTTTCAATGAGGACAATTTCACAGATTATAATAACTCTGTAGACACCAGCTATGTCGTGGATGAAATGGTGAATCTGTGTGCCAAAACTGAGGTAAACAGATTTGGAGCCAAGTTCATCCCAACATTCTACACCATCAATTTCCTGCTGAGTGTGGTTGGGAATGGGCTGGTTCTATGCATTATCTACAAATACGAGAAGCTCACTTCCGTCACGAACATCTTCCTCCTCAACCTGGTCATCTCTGACCTGCTGTTTGCGTCCAGTTTGCCCTTCTTGGCCACTTACTACTCCTCTGAGTGGATCTTTGGCCCGTTCATGTGCAAGCTGGTGGGCAGCATGTACTTCATTGGATTCTACAGCTCcatcctcttcctcactctcaTGACCTTTGACCGATACCTGGCTGTGGTCCATGCCATTAACGCTGCCAAACAGAGGAGGAAGATCTACGCCTGCGTCTCCTCGGCAGTTGTGTGGTGTATCAGCCTTCTGGCCAGCGTCAAGGAGTTAGTTCTGTACAACGTCTGGAAGGATCCTCAGTACGGACACCTTTGTGAGGAGACAGGCTTCTCCAAGGATATCATGGACAAATCGGGAGCTGGTGGGTTACTATCAGCAGTTTGTTATCTTCTTTCTGCTTCCTTTGGCCATGGTCATGTACTGCTATGTTAG